The following proteins are encoded in a genomic region of Coffea eugenioides isolate CCC68of chromosome 6, Ceug_1.0, whole genome shotgun sequence:
- the LOC113776348 gene encoding uncharacterized protein LOC113776348 has protein sequence MATLCTSLSNPAPPPNFHLSSLGTISGRTHVQFLPASTLTTRLSLLSLTTTRHPFRTTTIRMGGGPRTYPGGVSKWQWKRMQAKKAKQLLKARLARERQIYEMRKRAELKAAVSELERPWEVVEKPPTLFSVTADEQLKVLADRFQKPGGFDMWSDRDGPELFKSHDGLPSSRFFPKGVVHSVKPYGKIENLDDMSDDELWGGNSDFDLGRGSAEEGDHETALLEHGINGKHAKKRRNGANGEKNLSTPNEKNLNNLSSEGYSGKNWRSKLRKNHNGNVNFGDSTKVGQVREGSWTDHGMSSNCKDSRRRPNGREKAKDSESAVFDLSMQKDGIYGVQQENRP, from the coding sequence ATGGCAACGCTCTGCACATCTCTTTCGAACCCAGCACCACCTCCAAATTTTCATCTCTCGTCCCTCGGAACCATTTCGGGTCGGACCCATGTTCAATTTTTACCCGCCTCCACCCTCACCACCAGATTATCTTTACTCTCTCTCACAACCACACGCCATCCCTTCAGAACGACGACGATTAGGATGGGTGGTGGGCCCCGAACATACCCAGGAGGCGTTTCAAAGTGGCAGTGGAAgcgaatgcaggccaagaaagcTAAGCAGCTCCTCAAGGCCCGCTTGGCCCGCGAACGCCAAATCTATGAGATGCGAAAGCGGGCCGAACTCAAAGCCGCCGTTTCCGAGCTCGAGAGACCTTGGGAGGTTGTCGAGAAACCTCCTACTTTGTTCTCCGTCACCGCTGATGAGCAGTTGAAGGTATTGGCTGATCGTTTCCAGAAACCCGGTGGGTTCGATATGTGGTCTGATAGAGATGGCCCGGAACTGTTCAAATCCCACGACGGGCTTCCCTCATCTCGGTTTTTCCCTAAAGGGGTCGTTCATAGCGTCAAGCCTTATGggaaaattgagaatttagatGACATGTCTGATGATGAGTTGTGGGGCGGGAATTCCGATTTTGACTTGGGTCGGGGCTCCGCGGAGGAAGGTGATCATGAAACGGCACTTCTTGAGCACGGGATTAATGGCAAACATGCTAAGAAGAGGAGAAATGGGGCGAACGGGGAAAAGAACTTAAGTACTCCAAACGAAAAGAACTTGAATAATCTGTCCAGTGAGGGCTACAGCGGGAAGAATTGGAGAAGTAAGCTAAGAAAGAATCATAATGGAAATGTCAACTTCGGTGATTCAACAAAAGTTGGACAGGTTAGGGAGGGTTCATGGACAGATCATGGAATGAGCTCCAACTGTAAAGACAGTAGGAGGAGGCCTAATGGTAGGGAGAAAGCTAAAGATTCAGAATCAGCGGTCTTTGATTTGTCTATGCAGAAAGATGGAATTTACGGGGTACAGCAAGAGAACAGACCGTGA
- the LOC113773387 gene encoding protein NRT1/ PTR FAMILY 5.6-like, protein MDAKVEMDPVKKGEPVEIDEEKWVYDASVDHKGRVPCRATTGVWKASLFIIAVEFSERLSYFGIATSLIIYLTKVIHEDLKTAAKGVNYWSGVTTMMPLLGGFLADAYLGRFSTVLISCIIYIMGLLLLTMSSTIPALKPCDNIGICLGPRKVHEVIFFLGIYLISIATGGHKPSLESFGADQFDDNHPAERRHKMSFFNWWNFGLCCGLLLAVTLIVYVQEHVSWGMADIILTVVMASTIVIFCVGKPFYRYRRPSGSPFTPMLQVIVAAISKRKLSYPSNAGDLYEVSKFAETQGTLLCHTQRLKFLDKAAIVDDKQNCSANKKQSPWRLATVTKVEELKLVINMIPIWLTTLQFGICLAQASTFFIKQGTALNRKIIGGFLIPPASIYCITAVGMLVSVSVYDRILIPFLRRLRGNERGIQILPRIGIGMIFSILTMVVAALVERKRLGVVEENPSKASTSMSVFWLVPQFLIIGIGDGFTLVGLQEYFYDQVPDSMRSLGIAFYLSVIGVANFLSSALITMVDRITERTGKSWFGKDINSSHLDYFYWLLAGMTAVNLAIYVLVARQYSYKNVQRTTVVVADCYEGGGVEEMA, encoded by the exons ATGGACGCAAAAGTAGAGATGGATCCAGTAAAGAAAGGAGAACCAGTAGAAATTGACGAGGAGAAATGGGTTTATGATGCTTCCGTGGATCATAAAGGAAGAGTCCCCTGTCGCGCTACAACAGGCGTCTGGAAGGCCTCCCTCTTTATCATTG CTGTTGAATTCAGCGAGAGGTTGAGCTATTTTGGAATAGCAACAAGCTTAATCATTTATCTGACTAAAGTGATCCATGAAGATCTCAAAACAGCAGCAAAGGGTGTCAATTATTGGTCTGGGGTAACCACCATGATGCCACTTCTTGGAGGATTCTTAGCTGATGCATACCTGGGCCGTTTCTCCACAGTCCTCATCTCATGCATCATCTATATCATG GGTCTGCTTCTCTTAACGATGTCTAGTACGATCCCTGCTTTGAAACCCTGTGACAATATTGGCATTTGCCTCGGCCCCAGGAAGGTCCATGAAGTGATATTCTTCCTTGGCATCTATTTGATCTCCATCGCAACAGGAGGACACAAGCCATCATTGGAGAGTTTTGGAGCTGACCAGTTTGATGATAATCATCCAGCTGAAAGAAGGCACAAAATGTCATTTTTCAATTGGTGGAACTTTGGTCTCTGCTGTGGACTGTTACTAGCAGTTACTCTTATCGTTTACGTGCAAGAACACGTCAGCTGGGGTATGGCAGATATCATTCTTACAGTGGTGATGGCTTCCACAATTGTGATCTTCTGTGTTGGAAAACCTTTTTATCGCTACCGGCGGCCAAGTGGAAGTCCATTTACACCAATGCTTCAAGTTATCGTTGCAGCAATTTCCAAGAGGAAACTATCATATCCTTCAAATGCTGGTGATTTATACGAGGTTTCCAAATTCGCAGAGACACAGGGAACGCTTTTATGTCACACTCAGAGGCTCAA GTTTCTTGACAAAGCTGCAATTgttgatgacaaacaaaattgTTCAGCCAACAAAAAGCAATCTCCATGGAGACTTGCAACTGTAACTAAGGTGGAAGAACTGAAACTAGTAATCAACATGATTCCTATCTGGCTAACAACTTTGCAATTTGGTATTTGCTTGGCACAAGCCTCAACATTCTTCATCAAACAAGGGACAGCACTAAATCGCAAGATCATTGGTGGTTTTCTCATTCCACCAGcgtcaatttattgcattacAGCCGTTGGAATGCTAGTTTCTGTCTCTGTTTACGACAGAATACTGATACCATTCTTAAGAAGGCTAAGAGGGAACGAAAGGGGAATCCAGATTCTGCCCAGGATCGGCATTGGGATGATTTTCTCAATATTGACAATGGTGGTTGCAGCTTTGGTAGAAAGAAAGAGACTGGGTGTTGTGGAAGAAAATCCATCTAAAGCTTCAACATCAATGAGTGTGTTCTGGCTGGTGCCGCAATTTCTAATCATTGGCATAGGAGATGGATTTACTCTCGTAGGCTTGCAAGAGTACTTCTACGACCAAGTCCCGGACTCCATGAGAAGCTTAGGAATTGCGTTTTACCTAAGTGTAATTGGAGTGGCAAACTTCCTAAGCAGTGCTTTGATAACTATGGTGGATCGCATAACTGAGAGGACTGGCAAGAGTTGGTTTGGGAAAGATATAAATAGCAGCCACTTGGACTACTTTTATTGGTTGTTGGCAGGCATGACAGCAGTAAACTTGGCTATATATGTGCTTGTTGCACGGCAATATTCTTACAAGAACGTGCAGAGGACAACGGTGGTGGTGGCGGATTGCTACGAGGGTGGAGGAGTCGAAGAAATGGCTTAA
- the LOC113773394 gene encoding organ-specific protein S2-like has translation MASPVALIALISLVLFAGITEARKDPGEYWQGVAARNDQALLEAIPHLVRIDSTLSDTKKITTASDCHTSNKKDSVAEAANNKKSVFATDFEPRPNLSAYGDDAKLKKKEEKTFTKDFEPRPGASFYAN, from the exons ATGGCTTCACCTGTTGCACTCATCGCTCTCATCTCGCTGGTCCTG TTTGCGGGCATCACAGAAGCAAGAAAAGACCCTGGAGAGTACTGGCAAGGTGTTGCTGCTAGAAATGATCAGGCTCTGTTGGAAGCAATTCCGCACCTTGTCCGCATAGATTCCACCCTCTCCGACACGAAGAAAATTACGACTGCTAGTGATTGTCACACTTCCAACAAAAAGGATTCTGTAGCAGAAGCTGCAAACAACAAGAAGTCCGTCTTTGCCACAGACTTCGAACCAAGACCCAACTTATCCGCCTATGGAGATGATGCTAAATtgaagaagaaggaagaaaaaacttTCACGAAAGACTTCGAGCCAAGGCCTGGTGCTAGCTTCTACGCCAATTAG
- the LOC113773392 gene encoding BURP domain-containing protein BNM2A-like, giving the protein MDLGSFACRIGLLFSLLILLGVHLQQGRPTEVHGEKWNKLTVSHDQNDASKQMDMRFSIVDSKDPNVLRLHSMDVDDQEHNKKDDAEKGETRTRDVQAHAHTSSHMMNHMDLSTTVFFLLDDLKLGKTMPIYFPDRDLTSSSSPPLLSETEADDIPFSSQQLPNLLRLFSFSPGSPQAIAMEDTLRQCEIAPIKGETKFCATSYESMINFAREILGSEANIKALSTIHLTTSVAGVRQYTIIQVPRRVSAPTMAACHTMPYPYAVFFCHHQESESRVYRISLYGENGERVEAIAVCHLDTSRWSPNHVSFRVLGIKPGTSPVCHFFPADNFVLVASTSSI; this is encoded by the exons ATGGATCTTGGTAGTTTTGCTTGCAGGATTGGTCTCCTCTTTAGTCTCCTGATTCTGCTG GGAGTTCACCTTCAACAAGGTCGTCCCACTGAAGTGCACGGGGAGAAATGGAACAAATTGACAGTTAGCCACGACCAAAACGACGCCAGCAAGCAGATGGATATGCGTTTTTCCATTGTTGATTCCAAGGACCCTAATGTCTTGCGACTGCATAGCATGGATGTTGATGATCAGGAACATAACAAGAAAGATGATGCTGAAAAAGGAGAAACTCGGACAAGGGATGTTCAAGCTCACGCTCATACCTCGTCCCATATGATGAATCATATGGATTTATCAACAACTGTGTTCTTCCTTTTAGATGACCTCAAGTTAGGCAAAACTATGCCCATCTATTTCCCCGACAGAGATTTGACTTCTTCATCCTCTCCTCCTCTGTTGTCTGAAACTGAAGCAGATGACATTCCTTTTTCATCGCAACAACTCCCAAACCTTCTTCGACTCTTTTCATTCTCTCCAGGATCTCCCCAGGCCATAGCCATGGAAGATACACTAAGACAATGCGAGATTGCTCCCATCAAAGGGGAAACCAAGTTCTGTGCTACATCCTACGAGTCGATGATTAACTTTGCTCGAGAAATCTTGGGGTCTGAAGCCAACATCAAAGCACTATCGACAATTCATCTTACAACATCAGTTGCTGGCGTACGGCAATATACTATTATACAAGTTCCTCGACGAGTTTCAGCTCCAACTATGGCAGCCTGTCATACCATGCCCTATCCCTATGCAGTATTTTTCTGCCATCATCAAGAGAGCGAGAGTCGGGTATACAGGATTTCACTGTACGGCGAAAATGGTGAAAGGGTTGAAGCTATTGCTGTTTGTCACTTGGACACCTCTCGGTGGAGCCCTAATCATGTCTCCTTCCGTGTGCTTGGAATCAAACCAGGGACTTCTCCTGTTTGCCATTTCTTTCCAGCAGATAACTTTGTCCTGGTTGCGTCCACTTCTTCGATCTAG
- the LOC113773390 gene encoding probable LRR receptor-like serine/threonine-protein kinase At2g16250 has translation MSRVYDNWERLVRATLRREELKLSGQRTPSELSLASLSASSSFSFTASSARISSFNFSSFLAGESFSYHQILLATDYFNESSNLIKHGHSGDLFYGTLQGGTPVVVKKIDLSLVKNESYFVEQLEIFGKLSHSRLVPLLGHCLDQGDDKFLVYKYMSNRDLSTSLILELDSEDDDLLLPTLDWKTRLKIATGVAEALFYLHHQCIPPLVHRDIQASSILLDDNFEICLGSLTEVCTAQVKDGNQNRIARFLRLPKGAAQGTSGTSKATIAYDIYCFGKVLLELITGKPSLSVLLERVTSKLDLTAASGYPVRPETVPVTVGADHHSVPGKSDPPDEEDWMADVLPYLTMYDDRKFVLKIVDNSLNIDHEDLLMEVWAVAMVAKACLNPKPSRRPRMTQVLEALRNPLKVATEEGRLWGWLSTSNGTNPSSSVLPPPVKKNEPPAALRSAELELEFY, from the exons ATGTCTAGAGTTTACGACAACTGGGAAAGGCTGGTCAGAGCCACTCTGCGCAGAGAGGAGCTGAAGCTCAGCGGTCAAAGGACCCCAAGTGAACTTTCCTTGGCATCATTATCAGCATCTTCCTCCTTTAGCTTCACTGCTTCCTCTGCCCGAATTTCATCTTTCAACTTCTCCAGCTTCTTAGCGGGTGAATCGTTTTCCTATCATCAAATTCTCCTCGCTACCGATTATTTTAATGAATCCTCCAATCTCATCAAGCATGGCCATTCCGGGGATCTCTTTTATGGAACTTTACAAGGCGGGACTCCAGTTGTTGTGAAGAAAATTGATCTTTCCTTGGTGAAGAATGAATCCTATTTCGTAGAGCAACTGGAAATTTTCGGCAAGCTTTCGCATTCCAGATTGGTACCGTTGTTGGGGCACTGTTTGGATCAGGGGGATGACAAGTTCCTGGTTTACAAGTACATGTCTAACAGGGACTTGTCCACTTCGTTAATTTTGGAACTTGATTCGGAAGATGATGACCTGCTATTACCGACATTAGATTGGAAAACCAGGCTGAAGATTGCAACTGGAGTTGCAGAGGCTCTGTTTTATCTGCATCATCAATGCATTCCACCTCTTGTTCACAG GGATATTCAAGCTAGCAGCATACTTCTTGACGATAACTTTGAGATTTGTCTAGGAAGCCTGACTGAGGTTTGTACAGCTCAAGTAAAAGACGGTAATCAAAACAGAATTGCCAGGTTCCTGCGGCTGCCAAA GGGAGCTGCACAAGGAACTTCTG GTACATCCAAGGCAACAATTGCCTATGATATTTACTGCTTTGGAAAGGTTTTGCTTGAGCTTATAACCGGCAAGCCAAGTCTTAGTGTTTTGCTTGAGCGAGTAACAAGCAAGCTGGATCTTACTGCTGCCAGTGGTTACCCGGTAAGGCCAGAAACCGTCCCTGTAACGGTTGGAGCTGACCATCATAGTGTCCCAGGAAAAAGTGATCCTCCTGACGAGGAAGATTGGATGGCAGATGTTCTGCCTTACTTAACTATGTATGATGACAGGAAATTTGTTCTCAAGATTGTAGACAATTCTTTAAACATAGATCATGAGGATCTTTTGATGGAAGTATGGGCAGTGGCTATGGTTGCCAAGGCCTGCCTCAACCCCAAGCCTTCAAGGCGGCCCCGGATGACACAGGTACTTGAAGCTTTGAGAAACCCTTTGAAAGTGGCAACTGAAGAAGGCAGGCTGTGGGGTTGGCTCTCTACTTCTAATGGCACTAATCCTTCCAGCTCGGTTCTCCCACCACCAGTGAAGAAAAACGAACCTCCAGCTGCATTGCGATCTGCGGAATTGGAACTAGAATTCTACTGA